In a genomic window of Gloeomargarita sp. SKYB120:
- a CDS encoding argininosuccinate synthase, producing MEQRARKVVLAYSGGVDTTVCIPYLRHEWGVEEIIALTVDVGQGLTLEMADAPELETRRQQELEAIRTKALAAGANVALVKDARETFVREYALPAIQANALYEGRYPLSTALARPLIARLLVEVAEEYGADAVAHGCTGKGNDQVRFDVAIAALNPRLKVLAPAREWGMSREQTIAYGERFGLSFPVKKSSPYSIDSNLLGQSIEAGPLEDPWLEPPEEIYTLTRSVAQAPPLPEYITVDFVQGQPVGVNEEPLPPVALMEQLNFLAGRHGVGRIDMIENRLVGIKSREVYEAPGLAVLITAHQALESLTLTRDVTHYKYGIERTYAELVYNGLWFSPLKAALDAFIQETQKRVTGTIRLRLHKGTATVVGWQSPYSLYDPDLATYTEGDRFDHQAAEGFIYVWGLPLRVWAQVGQKHPPV from the coding sequence ATGGAACAGCGGGCGCGGAAGGTGGTGTTGGCCTACTCGGGCGGGGTGGACACAACGGTGTGCATTCCTTACCTGCGGCACGAATGGGGCGTCGAGGAAATCATTGCGCTAACGGTGGATGTGGGACAAGGGCTGACGCTGGAGATGGCGGACGCACCGGAACTGGAAACCCGCCGGCAGCAGGAATTGGAAGCCATTCGCACGAAAGCCTTGGCCGCCGGCGCTAATGTGGCTTTGGTAAAAGACGCGCGGGAGACGTTTGTGCGGGAGTATGCCCTGCCGGCGATTCAGGCCAATGCCCTCTACGAGGGTCGCTATCCGCTTTCGACGGCGCTGGCTCGCCCCTTGATCGCTCGCCTGCTGGTGGAAGTGGCCGAAGAGTACGGCGCGGATGCGGTGGCCCACGGTTGCACAGGCAAGGGCAATGACCAGGTGCGGTTTGATGTGGCGATTGCGGCGTTGAATCCCCGGCTGAAAGTCCTGGCGCCGGCGCGGGAATGGGGCATGAGCCGCGAGCAGACGATTGCCTACGGGGAGCGATTTGGGCTGAGTTTTCCGGTCAAAAAGTCGTCCCCCTACAGCATTGACAGTAATTTGTTGGGGCAAAGTATTGAGGCGGGGCCGCTGGAAGACCCCTGGCTGGAACCACCGGAAGAGATTTACACGCTGACCCGTTCGGTCGCCCAAGCGCCCCCTTTGCCGGAGTACATCACGGTGGATTTTGTCCAGGGACAACCGGTGGGTGTGAATGAGGAACCCCTGCCGCCAGTGGCGTTGATGGAGCAGTTGAATTTCCTGGCGGGGCGACATGGCGTAGGCCGGATTGACATGATCGAAAACCGGCTGGTGGGGATTAAATCGCGGGAGGTGTACGAGGCGCCAGGGTTAGCGGTGTTGATAACGGCGCACCAAGCCCTGGAAAGTTTGACCCTGACGCGGGATGTGACCCATTACAAGTATGGGATTGAGCGCACCTATGCCGAACTGGTCTATAACGGGTTGTGGTTTAGCCCCCTGAAAGCGGCACTGGATGCGTTTATTCAAGAGACACAAAAACGGGTGACAGGGACAATTCGCTTGCGGCTCCATAAGGGCACGGCAACGGTGGTGGGGTGGCAATCGCCCTATTCCCTTTATGACCCTGATTTGGCGACCTATACCGAAGGGGACCGGTTTGACCACCAAGCAGCGGAAGGATTCATTTATGTGTGGGGATTGCCGCTGCGGGTCTGGGCGCAAGTGGGACAAAAGCATCCGCCGGTTTAA
- a CDS encoding HD domain-containing protein, translated as MGKTRTYHDPVHGAITLDGRDPVEALLIRLIDTPPFQRLRRLRQLGAASFTFHGAEGSRFTHSLGVLWVARRVFDRLQNHYPELKPHRAVVLVAALFHDLGHGPYSHTGEEMFHYHHEHWTQKILEQDPSIRSLLDGFDSELMPKVLQVYQQVYPLKFVGQWVSGQLDCDRLDYLMRDSYLTGAAYGRLDLDRILAAIDYDPDSGGLVVHRKGLAAIEHYLVVRYFMYVQVYSHRKNVAATWMLCRLIERAKQDPQVLFCDSTMHRWLTQPIEALELPDYLAADDDVVNYHLHRWTEASDPVIADLCRRFLQRDLFKATEVTRWSEAQQQELLADIQQAVRQKGWDEHYYCGLHRRSIRGYTLYQKGILMQTDEGLREINELSPLVQSLSHPHTRAWLIYPRDVTEQVMTWVQRHATVPEATNGQSF; from the coding sequence ATGGGCAAAACCCGCACGTATCATGACCCAGTGCATGGGGCAATTACGCTCGATGGGCGGGACCCGGTCGAGGCGCTGTTGATTCGTTTGATTGATACACCCCCATTTCAACGCCTGCGCCGGTTGCGTCAATTGGGAGCGGCCAGTTTTACGTTTCATGGGGCGGAAGGGTCGCGGTTTACCCATTCGCTGGGGGTGTTGTGGGTGGCGCGCCGCGTGTTTGACCGGTTGCAAAATCATTACCCAGAATTAAAACCCCATCGGGCGGTGGTATTGGTAGCGGCGTTGTTTCACGATTTGGGTCATGGCCCCTACAGTCACACCGGCGAAGAAATGTTCCATTATCACCATGAACATTGGACGCAAAAAATTCTGGAACAGGACCCCAGCATTCGTTCGCTTTTAGATGGGTTTGACTCCGAATTGATGCCGAAGGTTTTGCAAGTTTATCAACAGGTCTATCCCCTAAAGTTTGTGGGGCAATGGGTGTCGGGACAATTGGACTGCGACCGGTTGGATTATCTGATGCGGGATAGTTATCTGACTGGGGCGGCCTACGGGCGGTTGGATTTAGACCGGATTCTGGCGGCGATTGATTACGACCCCGATAGCGGCGGGTTAGTCGTGCATCGCAAGGGGCTGGCGGCGATTGAACATTACCTGGTGGTGCGCTATTTCATGTATGTCCAGGTGTACAGCCATCGCAAAAATGTGGCGGCCACGTGGATGCTCTGCCGGTTGATAGAGCGCGCCAAACAAGACCCCCAAGTGCTCTTTTGTGACTCAACAATGCACCGCTGGCTAACTCAACCCATCGAGGCGCTCGAACTCCCGGATTATTTAGCCGCCGATGATGACGTTGTGAACTATCACCTTCATCGCTGGACAGAGGCATCAGACCCGGTGATTGCGGATTTGTGCCGGCGATTTTTGCAGCGCGATTTGTTCAAAGCGACGGAGGTGACCCGCTGGAGTGAGGCGCAACAGCAGGAGTTGCTGGCGGATATTCAACAGGCGGTCCGACAAAAGGGCTGGGATGAACACTATTACTGTGGGTTGCACCGCCGTTCCATTCGCGGTTACACGCTGTATCAAAAGGGTATCCTGATGCAGACGGATGAGGGTCTGCGGGAGATTAACGAGCTGTCGCCGCTGGTGCAATCGTTGAGTCATCCCCACACCCGCGCGTGGTTGATCTATCCCCGTGACGTGACGGAACAGGTGATGACCTGGGTGCAGCGCCACGCCACGGTTCCCGAGGCAACAAATGGGCAAAGTTTTTAG
- the upp gene encoding uracil phosphoribosyltransferase: MTLQGTVYVPPHPLIQHWLGVVRDKQTPNALFRPALVELGRWLTYEAIRRDWLPLTTATVETPLAPATAQFVDPTVPLVLVPILRAGLTLLEGSQNLLPLARVYHFGVMRNEHTLEPMVYLNTLPAQFDPQTRVLVLDPMLATGGTAMTALTALVERGAQPAYIRLVSVIAAPPALQKITSHYPQVQIYTAGIDPELNDVGFIVPGLGDAGDRSFGTG; encoded by the coding sequence GTGACGCTCCAAGGAACGGTTTATGTGCCCCCGCATCCATTGATCCAGCACTGGTTGGGGGTGGTGCGGGATAAACAAACGCCGAATGCCCTGTTTCGCCCGGCGCTGGTGGAATTGGGACGCTGGTTGACCTATGAGGCCATCCGGCGGGATTGGTTGCCGTTGACGACCGCAACGGTGGAAACCCCCCTGGCCCCTGCAACAGCGCAATTTGTGGACCCGACCGTGCCGCTAGTTTTGGTGCCGATTCTGCGGGCGGGGTTGACCTTGCTGGAGGGGAGCCAGAACCTGTTGCCCCTGGCGCGGGTGTACCACTTTGGAGTGATGCGCAACGAACATACCCTCGAACCGATGGTCTATCTCAACACCTTACCAGCGCAATTCGACCCCCAGACACGGGTGCTGGTGCTGGACCCGATGCTGGCGACGGGTGGGACAGCCATGACAGCATTGACAGCCTTGGTGGAACGGGGCGCCCAACCGGCCTACATTCGCCTGGTTTCGGTCATTGCCGCGCCGCCAGCTTTGCAAAAAATTACGAGCCATTACCCCCAGGTGCAAATTTACACCGCTGGCATTGACCCCGAACTCAATGACGTCGGTTTTATCGTGCCTGGCTTGGGAGATGCCGGTGACCGGAGCTTCGGGACGGGGTAA